A portion of the Natronococcus sp. AD-5 genome contains these proteins:
- a CDS encoding 5-methyltetrahydropteroyltriglutamate--homocysteine methyltransferase, which translates to MTEYVSTTPGLFPLPDWAKDDLSDLKGHQKHDLVSGDEGEEITAAYEDAREEVIGVQQDAGLDRVVEGQLRWDDMLAHPLAVHDAVETRGIVRYYDNNNFYREPVVGGDLGFSGDVASELEAASELTDGDLQAVLPGPYSLADLATDEHYGDEAEFLSAIADFLTGEVDAFPEHETLFLLEPSLVENAPEDGLDKRASEAIDRVASATDADVVVQPYWGALEEKVYAHLLDADVDAVGFDFVASREDNVYNLQEYGATDDVSLGLADGQNTLVEDPEAIRDRVDWVYEQIPVTDFETVYLTTNTETFYLPYGKFEEKLAVLAEAADLAEVKAA; encoded by the coding sequence ATGACCGAATACGTCTCGACCACGCCGGGGCTCTTTCCGCTCCCGGACTGGGCGAAAGACGACCTCTCGGATCTGAAGGGCCACCAGAAACACGACCTCGTCAGCGGCGACGAGGGCGAGGAGATCACCGCCGCGTACGAGGACGCGCGCGAAGAAGTGATCGGAGTACAGCAGGACGCCGGTCTCGACCGCGTCGTCGAGGGGCAGCTGCGCTGGGACGACATGCTCGCGCACCCGCTCGCGGTCCACGACGCCGTCGAAACCCGGGGCATCGTCCGCTACTACGACAACAACAACTTCTACCGGGAGCCGGTCGTGGGCGGCGACCTCGGCTTCTCGGGCGACGTCGCCTCGGAGCTCGAGGCCGCGAGCGAACTGACCGACGGCGACCTGCAGGCCGTCCTCCCCGGCCCCTACTCGCTGGCCGACCTTGCGACAGACGAACACTACGGCGACGAGGCCGAGTTCCTCTCGGCGATCGCCGACTTCCTCACGGGCGAGGTCGACGCCTTCCCCGAGCACGAGACGCTGTTCCTGCTCGAGCCCTCGCTGGTCGAGAACGCGCCCGAAGACGGGCTCGACAAGCGCGCCAGCGAGGCGATCGACCGGGTCGCGAGCGCGACCGACGCCGACGTCGTCGTCCAGCCCTACTGGGGCGCGCTCGAGGAGAAGGTCTACGCCCACCTGCTCGACGCCGACGTCGACGCGGTCGGCTTCGACTTCGTGGCGAGCCGGGAGGACAACGTCTACAACCTCCAGGAGTACGGCGCGACCGACGACGTCTCGCTCGGCCTCGCCGACGGCCAGAACACGCTCGTCGAGGACCCCGAAGCGATCCGCGATCGCGTCGACTGGGTCTACGAGCAGATCCCCGTCACAGATTTCGAAACGGTCTACCTGACGACCAACACCGAGACGTTCTATCTCCCCTACGGAAAGTTCGAGGAGAAACTCGCCGTCCTCGCCGAAGCCGCGGACCTCGCGGAGGTGAAAGCAGCATGA
- a CDS encoding PQQ-binding-like beta-propeller repeat protein, with protein MDDIDLTAGGRPLRAIDAESGLRYWDLQIGDWDHTAPAYGRETVFVGGDRLRALDPAPEDDPANGSAIRFEREFAGRVGPGPALDDGTLYVVAEVEDEELALLALE; from the coding sequence GTGGACGATATCGATCTCACTGCGGGTGGCCGACCCCTTCGTGCCATCGACGCCGAGTCAGGCCTGCGATACTGGGATCTTCAGATCGGCGACTGGGACCACACCGCCCCCGCGTACGGCCGCGAAACGGTGTTCGTCGGCGGCGACCGCCTCCGGGCGCTGGACCCGGCTCCGGAAGACGATCCGGCGAACGGGTCCGCGATCCGTTTCGAACGGGAGTTCGCCGGCCGCGTCGGGCCCGGACCGGCGCTCGACGACGGCACGCTCTACGTCGTTGCGGAGGTCGAAGACGAGGAACTCGCGCTGTTGGCGCTCGAGTAG